Proteins from a genomic interval of Channa argus isolate prfri chromosome 11, Channa argus male v1.0, whole genome shotgun sequence:
- the tbx5b gene encoding T-box transcription factor TBX5b isoform X1, protein MSRSATTTTSLQWDMANGGDEFGLAERPDSDCLDSPKETKQENHSLSTLNSPSSPQTSSSQQGMEGIKVFLHDRELWTKFDEVGTEMIITKAGRRMFPSYKVKVTGLNPKTKYILLMDIVPGDDHRYKFADNKWSITGKAEPAMPGRLYVHPDSPATGAHWSRQLVSFQKLKLTNNHLDPFGHIILNSMHKYQPRLHIVKADENNGFGSKNTAFCTHVFSETAFIAVTSYQNHKITQLKIENNPFAKGFRGSDDNELHRMAKLQGKDYPVIPRSTVRQRACSVESPFSGEGRSLRGSPETAGSPYSCENGLNSSNPQELLSTPPTHYTLPHLQQIQQPQGYHCTKRKGEENGSPGNRQLPYKKPFTCSSPSEGESYYHPSSYPPPPPGLSSNPALGITDSPYSSDMGQRQACMFAGSESRLDELNCTSWSYTCPLPSAITPMEPYPPYTPHPPYSSSPQGSRLSAIAHQSSPPLGEHVPLDPYQNQGSGPPTQTSQNIQSRQLSPPLREYPRYTSSLSPPLYHTLDTHTHIRCGLPEWSAAS, encoded by the exons ATGAGCCGTtcagccaccaccaccacctcactTCAG TGGGACATGGCAAACGGAGGGGACGAGTTCGGCCTCGCAGAGCGTCCGGACTCTGACTGCTTGGATTCCCCGAAAGAAACCAAACAGGAAAATCACAGCCTAAGCACCCTAAACTCCCCATCTTCACCACAGACATCATCCAGCCAGCAG GGGATGGAAGGAATCAAAGTTTTCCTCCACGACAGGGAACTTTGGACGAAGTTTGATGAAGTGGGAACAGAAATGATCATCACCAAAGCTGGAAG GAGGATGTTCCCAAGTTACAAGGTGAAGGTCACGGGGCTCAACCCAAAAACCAAGTACATACTGCTCATGGACATTGTGCCCGGGGATGATCATCGCTACAAATTCGCAGACAACAAATG GTCAATAACGGGAAAGGCAGAGCCCGCCATGCCCGGGAGGCTTTACGTCCACCCAGACTCTCCCGCCACTGGGGCGCACTGGAGCCGCCAACTCGTCTCTTTTCAGAAACTCAAACTCACCAACAACCACCTGGACCCATTTGGACAT ATAATACTCAACTCCATGCACAAATACCAGCCCCGTCTCCATATTGTCAAGGCGGATGAGAACAATGGCTTTGGCTcaaaaaacacagctttctGCACCCACGTCTTCTCTGAGACTGCCTTCATTGCTGTGACATCCTACCAGAACCACAAG ATCACACAGTTGAAGATAGAGAATAACCCTTTTGCGAAGGGATTCAGAGGCAGCGACGACAATGAGCTGCACCGCATGGCAAAGCTACAAGG tAAGGACTATCCTGTCATCCCCCGCAGTACTGTTCGTCAGAGAGCCTGCTCCGTTGAGAGTCCCTTCAGTGGGGAGGGTCGGAGTCTGCGGGGCTCCCCTGAGACTGCTGGGTCCCCCTACAGTTGTGAGAATGGCTTGAACAGCAGCAATCCTCAGGAGCTGCTAAGCACTCCACCCACACACTACACCCTGCCTCACCTACAGCAGATCCAGCAGCCACAGGGCTACCACTGCACCAAGAGGAAAG gtGAGGAGAATGGCTCTCCAGGAAACCGCCAGCTCCCCTACAAGAAACCCTTCACTTGTAGCTCACCAAGTGAAGGCGAGTCTTACTACCACCCCTCCTCCTACCCTCCGCCTCCACCCGGTCTTTCCAGCAACCCTGCCCTGGGTATCACTGACTCCCCCTACAGCTCAGACATGGGACAGCGTCAGGCCTGCATGTTCGCTGGCTCAGAATCCAGACTGGATGAACTCAACTGTACATCATGGTCATACACCTGCCCACTCCCTTCTGCCATAACACCCATGGAACCATACCCACCTTATACCCCTCACCCTCCCTACAGCTCCAGCCCTCAGGGCTCTCGACTTAGTGCTATTGCCCACCAGAGCTCTCCACCATTGGGAGAACACGTCCCACTCGACCCTTATCAGAACCAGGGCTCTGGACCTCCAACTCAAACCTCCCAAAACATTCAGAGCAGGCAGCTCAGCCCCCCTCTCAGAGAGTATCCTCGCTACACATCCAGTTTGTCTCCACCTCTCTACCACActctagacacacacacacacatcaggtGTGGCTTGCCAGAGTGGAGTGCAGCCTCGTAA
- the tbx5b gene encoding T-box transcription factor TBX5b isoform X3, which produces MANGGDEFGLAERPDSDCLDSPKETKQENHSLSTLNSPSSPQTSSSQQGMEGIKVFLHDRELWTKFDEVGTEMIITKAGRRMFPSYKVKVTGLNPKTKYILLMDIVPGDDHRYKFADNKWSITGKAEPAMPGRLYVHPDSPATGAHWSRQLVSFQKLKLTNNHLDPFGHIILNSMHKYQPRLHIVKADENNGFGSKNTAFCTHVFSETAFIAVTSYQNHKITQLKIENNPFAKGFRGSDDNELHRMAKLQGKDYPVIPRSTVRQRACSVESPFSGEGRSLRGSPETAGSPYSCENGLNSSNPQELLSTPPTHYTLPHLQQIQQPQGYHCTKRKGEENGSPGNRQLPYKKPFTCSSPSEGESYYHPSSYPPPPPGLSSNPALGITDSPYSSDMGQRQACMFAGSESRLDELNCTSWSYTCPLPSAITPMEPYPPYTPHPPYSSSPQGSRLSAIAHQSSPPLGEHVPLDPYQNQGSGPPTQTSQNIQSRQLSPPLREYPRYTSSLSPPLYHTLDTHTHIRCGLPEWSAAS; this is translated from the exons ATGGCAAACGGAGGGGACGAGTTCGGCCTCGCAGAGCGTCCGGACTCTGACTGCTTGGATTCCCCGAAAGAAACCAAACAGGAAAATCACAGCCTAAGCACCCTAAACTCCCCATCTTCACCACAGACATCATCCAGCCAGCAG GGGATGGAAGGAATCAAAGTTTTCCTCCACGACAGGGAACTTTGGACGAAGTTTGATGAAGTGGGAACAGAAATGATCATCACCAAAGCTGGAAG GAGGATGTTCCCAAGTTACAAGGTGAAGGTCACGGGGCTCAACCCAAAAACCAAGTACATACTGCTCATGGACATTGTGCCCGGGGATGATCATCGCTACAAATTCGCAGACAACAAATG GTCAATAACGGGAAAGGCAGAGCCCGCCATGCCCGGGAGGCTTTACGTCCACCCAGACTCTCCCGCCACTGGGGCGCACTGGAGCCGCCAACTCGTCTCTTTTCAGAAACTCAAACTCACCAACAACCACCTGGACCCATTTGGACAT ATAATACTCAACTCCATGCACAAATACCAGCCCCGTCTCCATATTGTCAAGGCGGATGAGAACAATGGCTTTGGCTcaaaaaacacagctttctGCACCCACGTCTTCTCTGAGACTGCCTTCATTGCTGTGACATCCTACCAGAACCACAAG ATCACACAGTTGAAGATAGAGAATAACCCTTTTGCGAAGGGATTCAGAGGCAGCGACGACAATGAGCTGCACCGCATGGCAAAGCTACAAGG tAAGGACTATCCTGTCATCCCCCGCAGTACTGTTCGTCAGAGAGCCTGCTCCGTTGAGAGTCCCTTCAGTGGGGAGGGTCGGAGTCTGCGGGGCTCCCCTGAGACTGCTGGGTCCCCCTACAGTTGTGAGAATGGCTTGAACAGCAGCAATCCTCAGGAGCTGCTAAGCACTCCACCCACACACTACACCCTGCCTCACCTACAGCAGATCCAGCAGCCACAGGGCTACCACTGCACCAAGAGGAAAG gtGAGGAGAATGGCTCTCCAGGAAACCGCCAGCTCCCCTACAAGAAACCCTTCACTTGTAGCTCACCAAGTGAAGGCGAGTCTTACTACCACCCCTCCTCCTACCCTCCGCCTCCACCCGGTCTTTCCAGCAACCCTGCCCTGGGTATCACTGACTCCCCCTACAGCTCAGACATGGGACAGCGTCAGGCCTGCATGTTCGCTGGCTCAGAATCCAGACTGGATGAACTCAACTGTACATCATGGTCATACACCTGCCCACTCCCTTCTGCCATAACACCCATGGAACCATACCCACCTTATACCCCTCACCCTCCCTACAGCTCCAGCCCTCAGGGCTCTCGACTTAGTGCTATTGCCCACCAGAGCTCTCCACCATTGGGAGAACACGTCCCACTCGACCCTTATCAGAACCAGGGCTCTGGACCTCCAACTCAAACCTCCCAAAACATTCAGAGCAGGCAGCTCAGCCCCCCTCTCAGAGAGTATCCTCGCTACACATCCAGTTTGTCTCCACCTCTCTACCACActctagacacacacacacacatcaggtGTGGCTTGCCAGAGTGGAGTGCAGCCTCGTAA
- the tbx5b gene encoding T-box transcription factor TBX5b isoform X2, whose protein sequence is MSRSATTTTSLQWDMANGGDEFGLAERPDSDCLDSPKETKQENHSLSTLNSPSSPQTSSSQQGMEGIKVFLHDRELWTKFDEVGTEMIITKAGRRMFPSYKVKVTGLNPKTKYILLMDIVPGDDHRYKFADNKWSITGKAEPAMPGRLYVHPDSPATGAHWSRQLVSFQKLKLTNNHLDPFGHIILNSMHKYQPRLHIVKADENNGFGSKNTAFCTHVFSETAFIAVTSYQNHKITQLKIENNPFAKGFRGSDDNELHRMAKLQGTVRQRACSVESPFSGEGRSLRGSPETAGSPYSCENGLNSSNPQELLSTPPTHYTLPHLQQIQQPQGYHCTKRKGEENGSPGNRQLPYKKPFTCSSPSEGESYYHPSSYPPPPPGLSSNPALGITDSPYSSDMGQRQACMFAGSESRLDELNCTSWSYTCPLPSAITPMEPYPPYTPHPPYSSSPQGSRLSAIAHQSSPPLGEHVPLDPYQNQGSGPPTQTSQNIQSRQLSPPLREYPRYTSSLSPPLYHTLDTHTHIRCGLPEWSAAS, encoded by the exons ATGAGCCGTtcagccaccaccaccacctcactTCAG TGGGACATGGCAAACGGAGGGGACGAGTTCGGCCTCGCAGAGCGTCCGGACTCTGACTGCTTGGATTCCCCGAAAGAAACCAAACAGGAAAATCACAGCCTAAGCACCCTAAACTCCCCATCTTCACCACAGACATCATCCAGCCAGCAG GGGATGGAAGGAATCAAAGTTTTCCTCCACGACAGGGAACTTTGGACGAAGTTTGATGAAGTGGGAACAGAAATGATCATCACCAAAGCTGGAAG GAGGATGTTCCCAAGTTACAAGGTGAAGGTCACGGGGCTCAACCCAAAAACCAAGTACATACTGCTCATGGACATTGTGCCCGGGGATGATCATCGCTACAAATTCGCAGACAACAAATG GTCAATAACGGGAAAGGCAGAGCCCGCCATGCCCGGGAGGCTTTACGTCCACCCAGACTCTCCCGCCACTGGGGCGCACTGGAGCCGCCAACTCGTCTCTTTTCAGAAACTCAAACTCACCAACAACCACCTGGACCCATTTGGACAT ATAATACTCAACTCCATGCACAAATACCAGCCCCGTCTCCATATTGTCAAGGCGGATGAGAACAATGGCTTTGGCTcaaaaaacacagctttctGCACCCACGTCTTCTCTGAGACTGCCTTCATTGCTGTGACATCCTACCAGAACCACAAG ATCACACAGTTGAAGATAGAGAATAACCCTTTTGCGAAGGGATTCAGAGGCAGCGACGACAATGAGCTGCACCGCATGGCAAAGCTACAAGG TACTGTTCGTCAGAGAGCCTGCTCCGTTGAGAGTCCCTTCAGTGGGGAGGGTCGGAGTCTGCGGGGCTCCCCTGAGACTGCTGGGTCCCCCTACAGTTGTGAGAATGGCTTGAACAGCAGCAATCCTCAGGAGCTGCTAAGCACTCCACCCACACACTACACCCTGCCTCACCTACAGCAGATCCAGCAGCCACAGGGCTACCACTGCACCAAGAGGAAAG gtGAGGAGAATGGCTCTCCAGGAAACCGCCAGCTCCCCTACAAGAAACCCTTCACTTGTAGCTCACCAAGTGAAGGCGAGTCTTACTACCACCCCTCCTCCTACCCTCCGCCTCCACCCGGTCTTTCCAGCAACCCTGCCCTGGGTATCACTGACTCCCCCTACAGCTCAGACATGGGACAGCGTCAGGCCTGCATGTTCGCTGGCTCAGAATCCAGACTGGATGAACTCAACTGTACATCATGGTCATACACCTGCCCACTCCCTTCTGCCATAACACCCATGGAACCATACCCACCTTATACCCCTCACCCTCCCTACAGCTCCAGCCCTCAGGGCTCTCGACTTAGTGCTATTGCCCACCAGAGCTCTCCACCATTGGGAGAACACGTCCCACTCGACCCTTATCAGAACCAGGGCTCTGGACCTCCAACTCAAACCTCCCAAAACATTCAGAGCAGGCAGCTCAGCCCCCCTCTCAGAGAGTATCCTCGCTACACATCCAGTTTGTCTCCACCTCTCTACCACActctagacacacacacacacatcaggtGTGGCTTGCCAGAGTGGAGTGCAGCCTCGTAA
- the plekha2 gene encoding pleckstrin homology domain-containing family A member 2 isoform X2: MPYVDRLNRVCGFLDIEEKENSCRFQRRYFILDTQGNALLWYMDNPQNLPSGASFVGSLKLTYISKVSEATAKQKPKTEFCFVINAVSRRYFLQANDATDMKDWVAALNKASKITVPKSGLAPTRLDVPAVISDTQGGKRQQAYKAEIIGGVVVHTPIQNESEETEGRERKGNRPGVLRCGYCVKQGNVRKSWKRRFFTLDDNTVSYYKSETDKEPLRAIPLRDIQKVHECLVKSGDLLLRDNLFEIITSCRTFYIQTDSPEEMYGWIRDIEMKIQDFRGPSKNDERRPQLVKSCSVAPGWQPWTPVPPCEPSILDAEDEDSTFSSIPNLPSLSSSSTSSSTSSSSNSLSTPSPCPIALPGPSASGLGLLTASGDMAFERRRHRSQPQPQTDCSFPFSLDDESIRTTDV, encoded by the exons ATGCCGTACGTGGACCGGCTGAACCGTGTGTGTGGCTTTCTGGACATTGAAGAGAAGGAGAACAGCTGCCGCTTCCAGAGGCGATACTTTATCCTCGACACACAGGGAAATGCTCTGCTGTGGTACATGGACAACCCTCAG aACCTGCCGAGTGGAGCCAGCTTTGTTGGCAGCCTCAAATTAACCTACATCTCTAAG GTCAGTGAAGCTACAGCAAAGCAAAAGCCCAAGACCGAGTTCTGCTTTG TCATCAATGCAGTTTCTCGGCGGTACTTCCTCCAAGCTAACGATGCGACTGACATGAAGGACTGGGTGGCTGCTTTGAACAAGGCCAGCAAGATCACT GTACCTAAGTCTGGTCTGGCACCTACAAGGTTGGATGTGCCTGCAGTGATCAGTGACACTCAGGGAGGGAAGAGACAGCAGGCCTACAAGGCTGAGATCATTGGTGGTGTGGTGGTGCACACTCCAATCCAG aatgAGAGTGAAGAAacagaagggagagagaggaagggcaACCGGCCGGGCGTGCTGAGATGTGGTTACTGTGTGAAACAGGGAAATGTG AGGAAGAGCTGGAAGAGGCGATTTTTCACCTTGGATGACAACACTGTGAGTTACTACAAGTCTGAGACG GATAAGGAGCCTCTCCGAGCTATTCCACTGAGGGACATTCAGAAAGTCCATGAATGTCTCGTCAAGTCAGG tGATCTTCTGCTGAGAGACAATTTGTTTGAGATCATCACCAGCTGCCGAACATTCTACATTCAG ACAGACTCACCTGAGGAAATGTATGGTTGGATCAGGGACATTGAGATGAAGATCCAGGACTTTAGAGGTCCTTCCAAG AACGATGAACGGAGACCCCAGCTGGTCAAATCCTGTTCTGTGGCACCAGGGTGGCAGCCCTGGACCCCTGTACCACCATGTGAGCCATCAATCCTGGATGCAGAAGATGAAGACAGCACTTTCAGCTCCATACCCAACTTGCCTTCTCTGTCGTCCTCCTCCACCTCatcttccacctcctcctcctccaactcCCTCTCTACTCCAAGTCCCTGCCCCATTGCGCTTCCTGGACCTTCAGCCAGTGGACTTGGGCTCCTCACAGCGTCAGGAGACATGGCTTTTGAGCGCCGGAGGCACCGCTCGCAGCCTCAGCCTCAAACTGACTGCAGCTTCCCATTCAGCCTCGATGATGAAAGCATCCGCACCACAGATGTCTAA
- the plekha2 gene encoding pleckstrin homology domain-containing family A member 2 isoform X1 — protein MPYVDRLNRVCGFLDIEEKENSCRFQRRYFILDTQGNALLWYMDNPQNLPSGASFVGSLKLTYISKVSEATAKQKPKTEFCFVINAVSRRYFLQANDATDMKDWVAALNKASKITVPKSGLAPTRLDVPAVISDTQGGKRQQAYKAEIIGGVVVHTPIQNESEETEGRERKGNRPGVLRCGYCVKQGNVRKSWKRRFFTLDDNTVSYYKSETDKEPLRAIPLRDIQKVHECLVKSGDLLLRDNLFEIITSCRTFYIQTDSPEEMYGWIRDIEMKIQDFRGPSKNLLFKRASSLYRSHNASRGQQNDERRPQLVKSCSVAPGWQPWTPVPPCEPSILDAEDEDSTFSSIPNLPSLSSSSTSSSTSSSSNSLSTPSPCPIALPGPSASGLGLLTASGDMAFERRRHRSQPQPQTDCSFPFSLDDESIRTTDV, from the exons ATGCCGTACGTGGACCGGCTGAACCGTGTGTGTGGCTTTCTGGACATTGAAGAGAAGGAGAACAGCTGCCGCTTCCAGAGGCGATACTTTATCCTCGACACACAGGGAAATGCTCTGCTGTGGTACATGGACAACCCTCAG aACCTGCCGAGTGGAGCCAGCTTTGTTGGCAGCCTCAAATTAACCTACATCTCTAAG GTCAGTGAAGCTACAGCAAAGCAAAAGCCCAAGACCGAGTTCTGCTTTG TCATCAATGCAGTTTCTCGGCGGTACTTCCTCCAAGCTAACGATGCGACTGACATGAAGGACTGGGTGGCTGCTTTGAACAAGGCCAGCAAGATCACT GTACCTAAGTCTGGTCTGGCACCTACAAGGTTGGATGTGCCTGCAGTGATCAGTGACACTCAGGGAGGGAAGAGACAGCAGGCCTACAAGGCTGAGATCATTGGTGGTGTGGTGGTGCACACTCCAATCCAG aatgAGAGTGAAGAAacagaagggagagagaggaagggcaACCGGCCGGGCGTGCTGAGATGTGGTTACTGTGTGAAACAGGGAAATGTG AGGAAGAGCTGGAAGAGGCGATTTTTCACCTTGGATGACAACACTGTGAGTTACTACAAGTCTGAGACG GATAAGGAGCCTCTCCGAGCTATTCCACTGAGGGACATTCAGAAAGTCCATGAATGTCTCGTCAAGTCAGG tGATCTTCTGCTGAGAGACAATTTGTTTGAGATCATCACCAGCTGCCGAACATTCTACATTCAG ACAGACTCACCTGAGGAAATGTATGGTTGGATCAGGGACATTGAGATGAAGATCCAGGACTTTAGAGGTCCTTCCAAG AATTTGTTATTTAAACGTGCATCTTCTCTGTATCGAAGTCACAATGCTTCTCGTGGTCAACAGAACGATGAACGGAGACCCCAGCTGGTCAAATCCTGTTCTGTGGCACCAGGGTGGCAGCCCTGGACCCCTGTACCACCATGTGAGCCATCAATCCTGGATGCAGAAGATGAAGACAGCACTTTCAGCTCCATACCCAACTTGCCTTCTCTGTCGTCCTCCTCCACCTCatcttccacctcctcctcctccaactcCCTCTCTACTCCAAGTCCCTGCCCCATTGCGCTTCCTGGACCTTCAGCCAGTGGACTTGGGCTCCTCACAGCGTCAGGAGACATGGCTTTTGAGCGCCGGAGGCACCGCTCGCAGCCTCAGCCTCAAACTGACTGCAGCTTCCCATTCAGCCTCGATGATGAAAGCATCCGCACCACAGATGTCTAA